TAACGGCCCAGTACTAGTtctaatatttagttattttcagtTAAGATAGCTTGGACATGCAATTTAGTCTTAGATCAGCCTTTTCCGTGAAACCAGATATTTGATATTAGTAATATTTGAACCAGAAATTTGCAGATTATTATAGTAAGCAAATTTCAAATGTTAGGCTTATTGTTGTCATTTAACTAAATACCATGTCGATAAACAATGTCTAATTAAtggtaaattaaaatgaaatgattgAAATCTcttgtttattatatgttttagGGTTTTGTGTTTCTAGAGAGTTATGATCCTCTAGAGTACAACCCATTCCTACACTATTTTAGCACACCACAATATCACAAAGTGAGTCATGTTATCTTCgttgtattattaatataattacgcactcatttgattaaatattaaatgagttttttttgtgtgcagaTTTCCACTCCAGCATTGGAGGATCCTCTGTCACTTCATTCCCGAACAAGGATTAAAGAAAAGGCGGCAATACTTCGCTGTCAAACAGGTGCTGCTAATTAACAATTCATTTTACATAAAGTATCTGCCGTTAATCATGACTAGCACTGCATCTTAATTCGTATACCCGCCATCCTAAAtaatgtagtatttaaaaataaggtTGTGTGTACCAAATCATAGTATATTCTAATGAATATTCCAGAGCTACCAGGATGGTCTACTATTTCCGGTAGAAATCCGAAGTGCAAATCCAATCTGTGTGTACTCTAACAGCTAATCTTGACATTCGCTTAGAACTACAAACATTGGTCAAAAAAGTGTTAATACATGCACAAGATCTACAGTTAATTGAAGAGGCTTAGttaaagatgtttgaatgattATTAATTCAAATCTAAcctaatagaaaatatttattatttcatgttttctGCATTATATTTCATCTGTAGCAACATTGTGAACTGTTATATAGACGAATTTGGTCATCAACTtctgaatacatatttattaagATTTAAAAGTAAGCTTTATATAAAACACCCACAAATGAACGATTAACATGCTGCTACATTTCCAATTTGGTAGATTTTAATAGGTACATTTAGATATATTAAGTACATTTACTATAAAAGAAATGTGGATGGTGTGAAAAGATAATTGACAGAATGGTcaattaatgaggaagtagtatgtcccaaagtttgcagttttatctttacaaaaacaaaaatcccATGAGGTACTTATAGGATGTAATATAAGTGAACTAGGATGCAGCATAGGTCATTACTGTGAGATTTGAACGAAGTTTCAGGTGAACAGaatgtattttctttgacatttaACCTCCATGCTACTGAAGGTCACATATATCAGCGCCAGCAGGTGGAGGAGATTCTCCAGAGTCCACCTGATTCCCAGCAGAGCTTCAAACAGGCCAAAACCTCCAGAGATTCAGGCTCACTGAGACTTTGGGAAGACTGCAGATCAAGGTAAACACTTCAGGTTCACCGTGGAGCTGCTTTTGTGTCAGTTTGGCTccatttacacctggtattaagatttttttaatcaatctgATAAGTTGACAGTGCTGAAATTCTTTCGTTGGAAATGTTTTGAATCCAATTTCAATCACTTCCAGAGTGATTGAaagttcataaataaaaaaaatataatcacTCTTTCTGCCAACTGAACCAATATGTGGTTGTTACGGGATGTGTAGTGAGAAAACTAAAAACTAATACTGTATAAGGTATGTCTTTTAAGACAGTTATAAATGAACTGTCTGGTTTGTAAACCTTTCACTTGGAAGtaaaaatccatatatgcaaggaaaacaaatctaattagtttacaactTAAGTTATGCATAACacaatgatgcagggaaaaagtattgaacacatgaagaaagggagctgtagaaaggcagtgaaagcccaagTTTCTAGAGCTTTATTGCTAGTAACACTAGGGTCTTTTATTGCAGAAGCAGAGGGACGACACATGCGACTCCAGCAGAGAGTCGAGGCTTTCACCGTCAGTGTTGTTCCTCTTATGCCTGACGACAACATTTGGTAGGGCCTTTTATCATTAGTTTACTGCGAATGGTGCTTATATCAATAAAGTGCAATAATTAATTAGGTTTACTGTATGTAATGCGTGTTTGAACAGCACCTATTAAATTCTGCAttgtaattaaatattgtcaattaaaatgcaaataaatgtggatgtgaaacagaaaataaaacaaacaaaacaaataacttaaGAAACCAGAACTTTTGTGGTAAGATTTGTTAACATTCGGTGTCTTTAATTTTATCTTTGGTGTATGTGAATAATTGTACTCAAGGCTATACAACAATCTACTATTTAAGCAGTTTATACAATTGTGCATTAATTGAACAACATTCAAATAAACACAAACGTACAACATTCTGCATCAACAAtccaaaatgtacataaaatCTCCATAAAGCCCACTGCTGTTGGAAAACCAAACAAATTTTACATTCTTAAACTTCCTTAAATTTCttcaaataataatttagaaTAATATATTAGTTTGTTTATAGATTTATAGATTGTGTTTTGTGTTAACAGTGTttcagtatttaataataaaattcttAAGCTCCAGGAACAGGATTTGGAACCACGTGCACGCTTGGTGTAAGGGATTTAAGTTTGGCATTTATGAGTGCGAGCGATTTCATTAAAACAGtgacatatatttttaatctatttataCATGGGAAGCTACTGTACATGGTGTTCAGATTAAAGGTGttaaagaaaaatgtaataaatgcaaAGGTAAAGGGTTCAAGCGACACTGCAAAACAGTGAATTTCAGAGTTCTCACATTACAGCAATTTTTTGCCATTTAAAAATGTGAGGCTTGATTAATAGGCCAgaaaaactcaattaaaaaatgtttatttgaaactTTTGTAGATTAGGTTTGGATTACTAATGAAATATaggcccagtttcacaaacagggcttagatTAAGCCAATAGTAGGCCTtagttaaattaggctatttaagccacatttataaaaatggccttaGAATAAATATATTACTGGTGTGCACCTGGAGACAAAAAAATGACACTGACATATTTTAAGATATCTCACTGCAAGTTATTTTGAGTTGGGACAGCTTAAACATGtaatttaatcttgactagccttaaaccttgtttgtgaaactgggggataaagaattaaacatttttaaaatagaaaccaGTTCCTGTCCCAACCAAATCCTCACATTTTTACGCAGTTTTCTGCATAATATGAGCATTCGTGAAAGTAAATATGAAACTATGAGCCCCTACTAGTGCTGCAGGGATGATTTTTGTAGGCCAACATGAATGGTAAATTAGCAttcattctgttttgttttttgtttttctttggctTTTGGAGTTTTTCAGAAAGTAAGCTCTATTGCTAGTACAGCTTTAATATTCTTTAACTTAAAAGTCTTCTCAAATGAATACAACTTTGATCAATTTCGAAGCATAAATTTAACTGGCAGAAGTAAAAAGATGAGCATAGGCTGTAAATGTTCTATTTACTATTTATGTACTATTTCCAGCAATTTGGCCTCAACAGTCTTACAGCAATGCTCTTTTCAGTCTTTTTAggttttagaaaaatatttaaatatgtgctGCACATTTTCctgtcaataaaaacaaaacatacaagtAAAATTACAgcagtgagaaaacagcagttaagaaagcatctaaTCATAGTGATTTGGAAGTTTGAAGATTTATCTATTGCACTTTACACTAGAGgtgtatatacatttaatttgatctgatatgtacagtatgtcatattggaacaaaaaaaaaatgttttaaaaggtttTGTTGGTTTTTGCCAATGTTAGTTTGTTCTCATCTGTTCCCTGATTGTACAGAAAGCAGAAACCGCAGAACGTTTTGGCCTGATTTTGTTCTAaatttttcttcacttccgccataagtgaagttttttttttccctctccgctgtcgccactggcttgcatggttcgggatcagtagagctgcgcatcgttggatttgcccttcaatatttggactctcagtagtgattattaaaccacactgaactgagctcaactgaactgaacttaaacactacaaactgaactacactgttcctatttactatgaccttttatgtgaagctgctttgacacaatctacattgtataagtgctatacaaataaaggtgaattgaaaaaaattgaattgaactaaatgaCTTTACACAGATTTCTGCCTTTCTGTAGCTTAATACGTAGAGCATGGTGTCAGGGTTATTGGTTCTATTCCCAGAGAAAACAAGcaaccaataaaaataaatctttacctTCAGTTCAAATGTAAGTGACACTGGATAAAAGCGTTTATAGTTTGTCATTTTGTTCTTTATATCAACTTTAGGCTATTAGTGCGTTTAAGCTTCTGGCAACTATTTCAGTCTCTTTTTCTCCAGTCTCAGTTAAAACTGTGCAAAAGTACAATAATAAGGTGGACTAGCACAGTACCTCTTAGTATTTTGACGTTTGGTGTCCTTCACAGCCTCTGTAGCCACttgtttaaaaaccttttaaagcACAAGCTTAAAAAAAGCACAAGCATGGAATGAACATGAAtctcacaggtgtcaaactctggTGTCCCTGGAGGCCATAACTCTGCACAGTGTAGTTCcgaccctaattaaacacacttgatcaaactaattgagtgctttaggttTGTTTGATACCTcaggtagtggtgggcaaagcgaggcttcatgaagcactgaaacagttgaaggaAATCTGTCAAAACATTTCGAAAacctgtctctacagtgacacctagtggtaatatttttatgtattgcccCGAAACAGCTTCAGCACAGAAACGGTTacgcaaattgaggtattaaagcccacattgtagagttgaggtttcaagtgatttagtgaagcagtGAGAGTTTCtaactagcatgcagagataatgggttcgaatccagggtgatgcagctatagagaTTAGTTTTCAAGCACAGTCGACTAAGCTACATGAGATAGGGATTTTTTTTCCGACCTGTCAGTCAAACACAGATTCTCCAGGTCTCGAACGCTTCTGAAATAATGATAATTTGAATccctttagtcacgtgacctggtgtttcaaatcactttagtcacgtgacctggtgtttcaaatcactttagtcacgtgacctggtgtttcaaatcactttagtcacgtgacctggtgtttcaaatcactttagtcatgtgacctggtgtttcaaatcactttagtcacgtgaccttggtgtttcgaatcactttagtcacgtgagcttggtgtttcgaatcactttagtcacgtgagcttggtgtttcgaatcactttagtcgaGTGACCTGAGTGTTTCGAATCACATTAGTCACGTtacctgggtgtttcagatcatgctttggtgcagtgttCGAAACACTTTTGGGATCTCAATACtgtgtcgaaacatcagtttcacatcagccatccctaaCCTCAGGTAGTTGTGTTGAAGCAGGACTGGAATTAAACTCTGCAGGGTTGCAGCCCTCCagcaactgagtttgacacccttaCATTGAGCTTGTATTAATCACACACCTTGGGTCCGTTTCAGAAAGGaagttaagtgaaaactcagagtattttaaccctgaaatgagagaaactctgggatttccatttcaaaatggcaggtttgtcaaactggagaaagcagggtaagtcaagcctttTTTTGAAAGAGAGGTAAATTTAACTCAGAGTCAATTACCGTGTTCACTTACTCTATGAACCTAACCTCtgcaggagcaggttttattctctaaactcagagtttctgtcggtctcctcccctttttaaagatgaagcggtatttctcgccttagctttacgtttccacccacctattttaatgctcattttggatgtGCGCTTAGAAAACAactgatggaaacgtcatgatgcacataacttttgaaaataggcataaaaaacatatgctcataactgagtagaataaactttatGTTCGATAAGAAatgatgcgcataaactacgatggaaacacttttactgaacaaattccagaatgtggaataaaaaaaggtttgttataagagatgatgatgaaaaatgtgtgtcaatagacaaaccagcaggctgagcacactgtaaaccatctgaaatgctgttttagtcattctaaaatgccttaacagtttcagtattaatgttattatattattaatgacctcctgAGTGTCTGCAGCGTGTCAGGAGCGTCTGTTCTCTCTATCTCATggctttaaataaagaaaagattgacacagcttcttctaccgcagtaaattctgttttaacTGTTGgtatttggcgccagttattAAGGAAGTGACTTttttctctttgattcattggatgaAAACGCTTTATTTGCATCTTTTATGCGTTTATCCacttttgcacataaatttaattaatatttttgaatggaaacatagctattacctacatttcagtcacacaaagaacaaagtcatgtacgagaatggcttgtgctttttttttatgaataattagcttaaattcactgaccttcgacatgtactgtaactagttATATTATATGGGATTATTATTCGTTCTAAAAACTAATTTTTAGTTCTGCTTGCATTCTAAATGTCATGTCAACCTCTATCATTTGCTCAATAATAGAGGCAGACAcaaaagtgcacttttaaatctattaaaactgatcaacgtgtataaaagtgggaacgtgtttaaaatttttataaacgtcacacataacattacttattttattatacttaaattttaaacttatttaaatactttaaatgtaaccttacacattaacttgagcagctgttttcccacgctaactgtctGTTTCGCTAATGCAGTGgttatgcttttttaaatatatgctcatatttgctataactttgcatgagcacattaagttcagctggagaaagaaatgctgatctctttttttcagatgttgccatggtcacACGTAATATcggcgctccattgataatgcctttttatagttgcggtgtgggcgcttaactctgagttggtctattCAAAGTTGATTGATCTGACTCAGATCGGCTGTTCTGAAAccaaaaactctgagtttttaatctttCGATAAAATCAACTCCGAGCtcaagtttaaactcagagtcggttgaacctccttactgaaacagaccCCTTATTTCAGTCTTCAGGTTTTGGTCAACAAAAACGCATGATCCATGTAGCCCTCCTTTTTACAGCATGTAGGGTACAGTATGTCTAGTGGTTCACCTTTTCCACTATCAACAGCGTGTGAGGTAAAGTTTCCGTCACtcatatctttttttaaaaatcaacacAAACTTTGAAACTGGTGAAGTGACGTGTTTAATGTTGCACTTCTCAGTTCACAGATGAGGTGTTTGTTCATAAAGCTGCAGATCAAGCCTCACTTTAACCTCTCCGGTCGGGACTTCATGAAGCAGCAGTCGTCGAACCAGTGGCCCTTTACCATCTTGATCCTTCTTTATTGTCGCTACAGGAACTTCAGTTCGACCTAGAAAATCTGTTTGGAAAGCAGAGTAAGTTAAAAATagccatttttaatgtatttatgtctagctttgtgtgtttgttgggtcAAATCCCACCATCAGGAGAGAACTGGTCTCTCTCAAAGACGGTgaggcacaggacatcctggtaCAAGTCTTTGATGAAGAACTGGCAGTTGAAGCTCCATTTGGGGTTGAGTGTGTCAGGCTGATGCCGGGACGTGTAGCACTGGGCGCCCATGGTTAGTTCACAGTATGGGTTACTCTtccctaaaaacaaacaatttatcaCACAGTGTAAAATATTGATATACTCTActctgtatttgtgtgttgttCTCTGGTATTAATACTTAAACATCCTTATAATAAGCATTATTTACTAGAGGAGCAAAACTGTGGTGTTCCTTTGTACAAATGCTAATAACATCAAGGACATGCTAATAACGTCAAGAAACTGTAGAAATGATCAAATATACATCTTAAGTGCAGTTAAGTCACTTTGGATGAATCTATATGAAAAGTTTAATAGTATAGTACTAGACATGTTGATGTAAAATACTATAAAGAAATATTTtctaagttaaataataaaactttaataaGGCTTGCttataaagaaattaaatgaggGTTGCTTGTCATAAAATGTTTAACTTTATATTTCATTCAATACTTATGGacaatctaaaaataataaggaatacatttgcttataatctttaaagaaaaatacTTTTAGAAATGCAAAAAGATTACATTCAAACTTCTTGTTCGTTCTTTTTAatagaaaatgtgtattttatcaaTTACATATTGTTTATGTAAATAATTGTATTGCTGTATTACTCTATTAATGTTGACCAGTGAATTTGTTGCTCTTAATAAGATAtgttaaagaataaaaatattgaGTTCAATATAAATGTCCTTCAACAAACCAAAATtccatttaattatagtcattttaacaatttaataattaggcactggaatcagaatgtgaaaacatacatcctaaacaaataaataatattaattgttaaaaaaagtgcaaggtaaaaagtaactgagGCTGCCATATCTGCTGCCAGATATATTTTCaattgtcagacacccacatgaaaatatatagtaatttatagta
Above is a genomic segment from Danio aesculapii chromosome 20, fDanAes4.1, whole genome shotgun sequence containing:
- the fam228a gene encoding protein FAM228A, with protein sequence MMHSKSICDSQNTLSLRSKKRLLEQLRREQQEVNAITQPLLETEARFIKDLDLYLTHKDTLDLRKRKLLHKRWTQSVWQPIQRSIQQHFIEHGYNEMQKMRSMHAHYIDYCNAKGFVFLESYDPLEYNPFLHYFSTPQYHKISTPALEDPLSLHSRTRIKEKAAILRCQTGHIYQRQQVEEILQSPPDSQQSFKQAKTSRDSGSLRLWEDCRSRSRGTTHATPAESRGFHRQCCSSYA